Proteins encoded by one window of Gopherus evgoodei ecotype Sinaloan lineage unplaced genomic scaffold, rGopEvg1_v1.p scaffold_32_arrow_ctg1, whole genome shotgun sequence:
- the LOC115640726 gene encoding zinc finger protein 260-like isoform X6, producing the protein MLENYETVTLLGFPIPKPDLIARLERGEEPWVSDLQANNESVSPRGTRTAGDRTVSENKEEIQQQEGPEKVEPQATFLRRAEGNFSQCLEQGNAWGDRHRSEMQLGNYPGKKLDESIQGGGRCKNPKETTVQQTSHNEEKPYKCLDCGKSFRVSTFLIRHWRTHTGEKSYKCIDCGKSFSEKSNFIVHQRLHTGEKPYRCRLEDEKSFSQRSPLMAHHRSHTGDKPYKCLDCGKSFSEKPRLVIHQRVHTGERPYKCLQCGKSFSQSSNLTVHQTLHTGERPYRCCECGKSFSKSSSLIQHGRIHTGERPYKCLDCGKGFIESSSLTTHGRIHTGERPYKCLECGKSFSLKSTLNSHQKTHSGEKPHKCLDCGKTFSLHSHLNKHRKIHTGERPYKCLQCGRSFIQHSNFIRHPCLRTRERRYKCLQCEKLFCAGSDLIKHERTHTGEKPYKCLDCGKSFGQSSYLIKHRKIHTGERPYKCFECGKNFIYQSVLIKHQRIHTGDKPYKCHDCGKSFVDKTKLTRHQAIHTGERSHKCLDCGKSFIRKSQLTIHQRVHTGDRPFKCFECGKSFSQKSHLTTHQRTHTGERPYKCQECGKSFIYNSKLTTHQRTHTGERPYVCLECGKSFMESSSLIKHGRIHTGEKPYKCLECGKSFMESSSLTQHGRIHTGERPYKCLKCGKSFNMKSTLNTHHKTHTGEKPHKCLECGKTFSLRSHLTQHGRIHTGERPYKCLECGESFNRSSKLTKHQKIHKGERP; encoded by the exons GATTCCCCATTCCCAAACCTGACCTGATCGCCCGactggaacgaggggaagagccatgggtctCAGATCTCCAGGCCAATAACGAAAGTGTGAGCCCGAGAGGCACCCGCACAG caggtgATAGGACAGTGAGTGAGAACAAGGAGGAGATTCAACAGCAGGAAGGTCCTGAGAAAGTGGAACCGCAGGCAACATTTTTGAGAAGAGCTGAAGGGAATTTTTCCCAGTGCTTGGAACAAGGAAATGCCTGGGGAGATCGACACAGATCAGAGATGCAGCTGGGAAACTATCCTGGGAAGAAACTGGATGAATCTATTCAAGGCGGTGGAAGATGCAAGAATCCCAAGGAAACCACAGTCCAGCAGACAAGTCACAATGAAGAAAAACCCTACAAATGccttgactgtgggaaaagtttccgTGTCAGTACATTCCTTATTAGACATtggagaacccacacaggagagaagtcCTATAAATGcatagactgtgggaaaagcttcagtgagAAGTCAAACTTTATTGTGCACCAGAGactgcacacaggagagaaaccctatagaTGCCGTCTTGAGGATGAGAAAAGTTTTAGTCAGAGGTCACCACTTATGGCACATCACAGATCCCACACAGGAGACAAGCCCTATAAatgcttagactgtgggaaaagcttcagtgaaAAGCCACGTCTTGTTATACACCAGAGAgtgcacacaggagagagaccataTAAGTGCCttcagtgtgggaaaagtttcagtcaGAGTTCAAACCTTACTGTACATCAGACACTGCACACGGGCGAGAGACCATATAGATGCTGTGAGTGTGGAAAAAGTTTTAGTAAAAGTTCATCCCTTATTCAACAtgggagaatccacacgggagaaaGGCCATATAAATGCCTTGACTGTGGGAAAGGTTTTATCGAAAGTTCATCGCTTACTACACATGGGAGAATCCATACAGGAGAAAGACCTtataaatgccttgagtgtgggaaaagtttcagtttgaAATCAACGCTTAATTCACATCAGAAAACCCACTCAGGTGAGAAACCCCATAAAtgcctggactgtgggaaaactttcagTCTGCACTCACACCTTAATAAACATAGGaaaatccacacgggagagagaccaTATAAATGCCTTCAGTGTGGTAGAAGTTTCATTCAGCACTCAAACTTTATTAGACATCCATGTCTGAGGACAAGAGAGAGACGCTACAAATGCCTTCAGTGTGAGAAACTTTTCTGTGCGGGATCGGACCTTATTAAACATGAGAGAACCCACACTGGCGAGAAACCAtataaatgcttggactgtgggaaaagttttggtCAGAGCTCATACCTTATTAAACATAggaaaatccacacaggagagagaccttataaatgttttgagtgtgggaaaaatttcATTTATCAATCAGTCCTTAttaagcatcagagaatccacacaggtgacAAACCTTATAAATGCCacgactgtgggaaaagttttgttgacaaaacaaaACTTACtagacatcaggcaatccacacaggagagcgaTCGcataaatgcttggactgtgggaaaagcttcattcgGAAGTCACAACTTACTATACACCAGAGAGTTCACACCGGAGATAGACCCTTTAAATGCTTTgaatgtgggaaaagttttagtcAGAAGTCACATCTTACTACACATCAgcgaacccacacaggagagagaccttataaatgccaggagtgtgggaaaagttttatttataaCTCAAAGCTTACTAcacatcagagaacccacacaggagagagaccctatgtatgccttgagtgtgggaaaagttttatggaaagttcatcCCTTATTAAACATGGACGAATCCATACGGGAGAAAAACCCTACAAATGCctcgagtgtgggaaaagttttatggaaagttcatcCCTTACTCAACATggcagaatccacacaggagaaagaccTTACAAATGCCtcaagtgtgggaaaagtttcaataTGAAATCAACCCTTAATACACATCACAAaactcacacaggagagaaaccccataaatgcctggagtgtgggaaaactttcagTCTGCGCTCACACCTTACTCAAcatgggagaatccacacaggagagagaccttataaatgccttgagtgtggggAAAGCTTCAATAGGAGCTCAAAGCTCACCAAACACCAGAAAATCCACAAAGGTGAGAGACCCTAG
- the LOC115640726 gene encoding zinc finger protein 260-like isoform X7, producing MLENYETVTLLGFPIPKPDLIARLERGEEPWVSDLQANNESVSPRGTRTAGDRTVSENKEEIQQQEGPEKVEPQATFLRRAEGNFSQCLEQGNAWGDRHRSEMQLGNYPGKKLDESIQGGGRCKNPKETTVQQTSHNEEKPYKCLDCGKSFRVSTFLIRHWRTHTGEKSYKCIDCGKSFSEKSNFIVHQRLHTGEKPYRCRLEDEKSFSQRSPLMAHHRSHTGDKPYKCLDCGKSFSEKPRLVIHQRVHTGERPYKCLQCGKSFSQSSNLTVHQTLHTGERPYRCCECGKSFSKSSSLIQHGRIHTGERPYKCLDCGKGFIESSSLTTHGRIHTGERPYKCLECGKSFSLKSTLNSHQKTHSGEKPHKCLDCGKTFSLHSHLNKHRKIHTGERPYKCLQCGRSFIQHSNFIRHPCLRTRERRYKCLQCEKLFCAGSDLIKHERTHTGEKPYKCLDCGKSFGQSSYLIKHRKIHTGERPYKCFECGKNFIYQSVLIKHQRIHTGDKPYKCHDCGKSFVDKTKLTRHQAIHTGERSHKCLDCGKSFIRKSQLTIHQRVHTGDRPFKCFECGKSFSQKSHLTTHQRTHTGERPYKCQECGKSFIYNSKLTTHQRTHTGERPYVCLECGKSFMESSSLIKHGRIHTGEKPYKCLECGKSFMESSSLTQHGRIHTGERPYKCLKCGKSFNMKSTLNTHHKTHTGEKPHKCLECGKTFSLRSHLTQHGRIHTGERPYKCLECGESFNRSSKLTKHQKIHKV from the exons GATTCCCCATTCCCAAACCTGACCTGATCGCCCGactggaacgaggggaagagccatgggtctCAGATCTCCAGGCCAATAACGAAAGTGTGAGCCCGAGAGGCACCCGCACAG caggtgATAGGACAGTGAGTGAGAACAAGGAGGAGATTCAACAGCAGGAAGGTCCTGAGAAAGTGGAACCGCAGGCAACATTTTTGAGAAGAGCTGAAGGGAATTTTTCCCAGTGCTTGGAACAAGGAAATGCCTGGGGAGATCGACACAGATCAGAGATGCAGCTGGGAAACTATCCTGGGAAGAAACTGGATGAATCTATTCAAGGCGGTGGAAGATGCAAGAATCCCAAGGAAACCACAGTCCAGCAGACAAGTCACAATGAAGAAAAACCCTACAAATGccttgactgtgggaaaagtttccgTGTCAGTACATTCCTTATTAGACATtggagaacccacacaggagagaagtcCTATAAATGcatagactgtgggaaaagcttcagtgagAAGTCAAACTTTATTGTGCACCAGAGactgcacacaggagagaaaccctatagaTGCCGTCTTGAGGATGAGAAAAGTTTTAGTCAGAGGTCACCACTTATGGCACATCACAGATCCCACACAGGAGACAAGCCCTATAAatgcttagactgtgggaaaagcttcagtgaaAAGCCACGTCTTGTTATACACCAGAGAgtgcacacaggagagagaccataTAAGTGCCttcagtgtgggaaaagtttcagtcaGAGTTCAAACCTTACTGTACATCAGACACTGCACACGGGCGAGAGACCATATAGATGCTGTGAGTGTGGAAAAAGTTTTAGTAAAAGTTCATCCCTTATTCAACAtgggagaatccacacgggagaaaGGCCATATAAATGCCTTGACTGTGGGAAAGGTTTTATCGAAAGTTCATCGCTTACTACACATGGGAGAATCCATACAGGAGAAAGACCTtataaatgccttgagtgtgggaaaagtttcagtttgaAATCAACGCTTAATTCACATCAGAAAACCCACTCAGGTGAGAAACCCCATAAAtgcctggactgtgggaaaactttcagTCTGCACTCACACCTTAATAAACATAGGaaaatccacacgggagagagaccaTATAAATGCCTTCAGTGTGGTAGAAGTTTCATTCAGCACTCAAACTTTATTAGACATCCATGTCTGAGGACAAGAGAGAGACGCTACAAATGCCTTCAGTGTGAGAAACTTTTCTGTGCGGGATCGGACCTTATTAAACATGAGAGAACCCACACTGGCGAGAAACCAtataaatgcttggactgtgggaaaagttttggtCAGAGCTCATACCTTATTAAACATAggaaaatccacacaggagagagaccttataaatgttttgagtgtgggaaaaatttcATTTATCAATCAGTCCTTAttaagcatcagagaatccacacaggtgacAAACCTTATAAATGCCacgactgtgggaaaagttttgttgacaaaacaaaACTTACtagacatcaggcaatccacacaggagagcgaTCGcataaatgcttggactgtgggaaaagcttcattcgGAAGTCACAACTTACTATACACCAGAGAGTTCACACCGGAGATAGACCCTTTAAATGCTTTgaatgtgggaaaagttttagtcAGAAGTCACATCTTACTACACATCAgcgaacccacacaggagagagaccttataaatgccaggagtgtgggaaaagttttatttataaCTCAAAGCTTACTAcacatcagagaacccacacaggagagagaccctatgtatgccttgagtgtgggaaaagttttatggaaagttcatcCCTTATTAAACATGGACGAATCCATACGGGAGAAAAACCCTACAAATGCctcgagtgtgggaaaagttttatggaaagttcatcCCTTACTCAACATggcagaatccacacaggagaaagaccTTACAAATGCCtcaagtgtgggaaaagtttcaataTGAAATCAACCCTTAATACACATCACAAaactcacacaggagagaaaccccataaatgcctggagtgtgggaaaactttcagTCTGCGCTCACACCTTACTCAAcatgggagaatccacacaggagagagaccttataaatgccttgagtgtggggAAAGCTTCAATAGGAGCTCAAAGCTCACCAAACACCAGAAAATCCACAAAG taTAA